Below is a window of Streptomyces sp. NBC_01429 DNA.
GCGCGGTACGGCGCCCAGGATGGCGAAGAACCCGGTGGACAGGACGAAGGCGAGTCCGACGGACGCCTGGGAGAACGAGGTGTAGAAGCCCCGGCGGTGTGCCGGTGTGTACTCCGACACGGCGGTGACCGCTCCGGCGAACTCGGCTCCCGCGCCGAGCCCCTGGAGCATGCGGGTGAGGGCGAGCAGGATCGGCGCCCACACTCCGATGGTCTCGTACGTGGGCAGCAGTCCGACGGCGACGGTGGCGGCGCCCATCAGGGTGATGGTGAAGATCAGGACGGGCTTGCGGCCCACCCGGTCCCCGACGTGTGCGGCGAGCAGGCCGCCGAGGGGCCGGACGAAGAAGGCCACGGCGAAGATGGCGAAGGAGGCGAGTGTGCCGGCCACGGTGGACTGGTCGGGGAAGAACAGGGGGCCGAACACCAGGGCCGAGGCGGCTCCGTAGAGCGCGAAGTCGTACCACTCGATGACCGTGCCGATGGAGCTGGCGATGACAACTCTTCTGGTGGCCCGCTTGTCGTACACGGGTGGAGAAGGCGGCTGCTGTGTCACGGTGACTCTTTTCTGGATCGCTGTTGCTGTTCGTCGTTGAAAGGCAGAACGCGACGTGGGTCGATGAGCACCTGGCCGGGGCCGCTCCCCCGCACGCTCGGCGTGCGCGGGGAAGGGCCGGCCGCCCGGCACGGCGCCGGGCGCCGCGCGGGTACTGGGGAGGGGGGAAGCGGAAGGCGGTACGGGGCGACGCGGGACGGGGTCCTCAGCGCGCGGCGACCGCCTGCCGGAGCGCGGGGAGCGCCTCCGGGTCGGAGAGGGCCGAGCCGACGGCGACACCGCGGCAGCCGGCGGCGAGGAACGCGGCGGCGTTCGAGGCGTCCACCCCGCCCGTCGCGACGAAACGCGCCGTGGGGAACGGGGCGAGGTGGGCGGCTATCCAGTCGGGGCCCAGTTGTTTCGCGGGGAACGCCTTGAGCCAGGTGTGGCCGGCGGCGAGGGCCGTGGCGATCTCGGTGGCGGTGGCCACGCCGGGCAGGTGGGGCAGGCCGAGGCGCGCCGACCCGGCGACGACCTCGGGGTGGAACCCGGGCGCCACCGTGAAGGCGGCGCCCAGGTCATGGACGGCGGTCAGCTGTTCGACCGAGGTGACCGTACCGGCACCGATCCGTTTGCCGAGGGGCGCGGCGGCGGCGATCGCCGCGCGCAGCGCGGGGAACGCGTCGGGGCTCTGTACGGGGACCTCGACCAGCTCCACTCCGAAGTCCCAGGCCCTCTCGCACATCTCCACCGTCTTTTCGGGGGTGAGATTGCGGAAGATGCCCAGTACGGGGTTGCGTGCCAAGTGGTCCCGGAAGAATTCATCGGTTTCCACGGTCGTCTCCTCTCCAGCCGAGTCTTTGGGACACCCGCTGAGCGGCGCGGCGGAACTCCTCGATGTGGCCGCGGAGTTCCTCCAGCGGCGCCGCGGCGCTCAGCGCGGTGATCGAAATGCCATGGGTCGCCCTGCCCCGGGCGTCGAAGACGGGCAGGGCGACGCAGTTGATGTAGTCCTCGTGTTCGCCGTTGTCCTCGGCCCAGCCGCGGGACCGGGTGAGGTCCAGCTCCGCTTCGAGGGTGCTCCGGTCGGTGACGGTGGTAGGGGTGTACCGCTCGTACGTCGCGTGGTCGAGGATGCGGGAGCGGGTCGCGTCGTCCTGGAAGGCGGCGATGACCTTCGCCACGCCCGCGGTGTGTGTCTGTGCCGGGAGCCCGATCCGGGACCCCATGGCCACACTGCCGCGTCCGTCGATCTTGTCGACGTAGATGATGCCGTCCCCGACGAGTTCGCCGAGGTGGACGGTGTGTCCGTACCGTTCGCTCAGCTCCTGGAGGACCGGCCGGGCCAGTGAGCGGGCCTCGACCTGGTCGAGCGCGAGCTGGCCCAGCGCGATGAGCTGGAAGCCCATGGCGTACCCGCCCTCGGGCAGCCGCCGGACGAACGCGCCTTCCTCCAGGGTCTGGAGCAGGCGCAGCGCGGTCGACTTGTGGACCCCGAGCCGTTCGGCGATCTCGCCCAGTGAGCGGGGCCTGTCCGAGACGAACCCGATGATGTCAATGGCGCGCGCTACGGTCTGCGACACGGATGGCCTGCCCTTCGATCGGCGGTACGGATGACGTACCGGTGTGCGGCGGACCATTCTCCAGCAGGGCGACGGCCTGGTGGGCGGGCGGCAGGTCGGCGTGATCGGAGGACGACATCAGCACCTGGGAGGCGGCGTAGTGGCCGAGCCGCAGCCGGGTCTCCTGGTCCCGGCCGTCCAGCAGTCCGCTGAGCCAGCCCGCCGCGAAGGCGTCGCCCGCGCCGACGGCGTCGACGACCTCCACCTTCCGCGCCGGTGCGCGGAAGAGGCCGTCGGGGGTGAAGGCGACCGCCTCGACGGCGGCGTCCTTGACGACGAGGTGGGCGGGTTCCGGCAGCAGGTCGCGCACGCTGCGTGCGTCGGAGGTCCCCCACAGCGCCTGGGCCTCGTCCCGGCCGACGAAGACGATGTCGCTGCGCCGGGCCAGGTCGAGGAGTTCCGCCGGGCCCCGGCCGGGGCCCCAGAGGACGGGTCGGTGGTTGACGTCGAAGCTGAGCGGGGCCGGTCCCAGCGGGCGGTCGCGCACCAGGTGCCGTACGAGGTCCAGGCTCTGCCCGGAGATCGCCGCGGTGATGCCGGACAGGTGGGTGAGACGGGCGGGCCTGGTGCGCCAGGCCGCGATGTCGCCGGTGTGCATCGCGGTCGCCGCCGAACCGGTCCGGTAGTAGAAGACCTGGGTGCCCTCGTCGGTGGGGTGCTTGAAGTAGACGGCGGTGGGACGCACCGCGTCGCGCCGTACGAGCCCCACGTCCACGCCCTGGCCGCGCAGTGTGCCGGTGATCAGTTCGCCGAACGGGTCGGCGCCGACGGCGCCCGCCCAGGCCGTGGTGTGGCCGAGCCGGGCCATGAGGGCCGCGACGTTCGACTCGGCCCCGCCGGGGCGCAGTACGAAGGTGTTGTCGGTGGTCAGCCCGCCGCCGTGGCTCGGTGTGACCATCACCATCGTCTCGCCGATGGCGAGCAGGTCGAGCGGGGCCGCGGTGGGGGTGTCCGTGGTGGGAGTGCCCGTGGTGGGAGTGCCCGTGGTGGGAGTGCCCGTGGTGGGAGTGCCCGTGGTGGGAGTGCCCGTGGTGGGAGTGTCCGTGGTGGGAGTGTCCGTGTCCGTCATGACAGCGCACCGCTGCGGACGGTGTTCCTCGGCGGGATGCCGTCGAGGCATCCGACGAGGTTCTCCACGACCTCGGCGGCCCTGTCCTGGTAGGTGTTGTCGGCCGTGCCCGAGTAGTGGGGGGTCATGATGACGTTGTCCAGCTCCGTGAAGGGGTGGGACGAGGGCGGAACGGTGCCGCCGGCGGCCGGGGTGGTCCACACGTCGAGGGCTGCGGAGGCGATGGTTCCGTCCCGCAGCGCCGTGTAGAGGGCCGCCTCGTCGACCACGGCTCCCCTCCCGACGTTGACCAGCGTGCCGCTCGCGCCCAGCCGCCGGAGGCGGGCAGCGCCGATGAGGCCGCGGGTCTCGTCGGTGAGCGGGCAGGCCACGACCAGGACGTCGCAGGCGTCGATCAGTTCGTCGAGCGCGTCCATGCCGTCGGTCCACTCCAGGTCCGGGTCGGTGGTGTCGCGGTGGCGCGCGGAGCGCCGTACCCCGATCGGCACCATGCCCACGGCCCGGGAGAGCCGGGCGATGGCCCGGCCGATGTGTCCCAGGCCGATGATGCCGACGACGGTGCCGGGCAGAGTGGCGAACAGCGGCGCCGTGGGGTCGGTCATCCGGGTCCGCCAGCGCCCCTGCCGCAGCTCCGCGTCACGCCACAGCAGGTGGCGGCGGGCCGCGAGGGTGACCATCAGGACGTGCTCGGCGATGGAACGGCCGTGGCCGTAGGCGTTGGCGACCGTGACGGAGGCGGGCAGTGCGTCGAGCGCCACGTGGTCGGTGCCCGCGGCGGTGATCTGGAGGAAGGCGAGGCCGGGGCCGGCGGCGCGGGCACACTCCTCGTCGAAGTGGACCCCGACATAGGCGTCGGCGCGGCTGATCCCTTCGAGGAGCCGGGCCCGGTCGGTGAAGGGGACACGGGTCAGTTCGACGGTGCGGCCGGCCAGGTCCGCGCTGTCGCGCAGGTACGGCCAGACGTTCTCGTCGGAGACGACGACGCGCATCTCAGCCCCCGTCCGGCCGGTAGGCGCTGTTGTCGATGTACATGCGATTCCAGACCGGTGTGACGACCAGTTCGTTGACACACACGTGGGGCGGCAGCGCCGTCACGGAGGCGACGACGTCCGCGACGTCCTCCGGGACGAGCATGCGGGCGATCTCCTCGGGCGGCGGCGGGACGGGCCGGGTGCGCAGAATCGGTGTGTCCACCTCCCCGGGACAGAGATGGGTGGCCCGCACTCCGTGGCGCCCCTCCTGGTCGTTGAGCGTCTCGACCAGCGAGCCCAGCGCCGTCTTGCCGGCGCTGTAGGCGGCCCCGGCCGCGGACATGTAGTGCCGGCCGGCCCAGGAGGACACGACCACGATCTGGCCGAAGCCCGCCGCTCTGAACCCGGGGAGGACCGCGAGCACGCAGCGCACCACCGCGTTGAGGTTGGTGTCGACGACCCGGTCGAAGTCTTTGCCGGTCAGCTCCGCCCACCAGCGGTTGGGCACGTTGGTGCCGGCCGAACAGACCAGCACCTCCAGTGGTCCGGCGCCGTCCGCGGCGGCGCGGTGGGCCGCCGTCACCGACTCCTCGTCCGTCACGTCGACCGGTACGGACACGGCCAGGCCGCCCGCGGCGGTGATCTCGGCGACGGTCTCCGCCAGCAGGGCTTCGCGTCGGCCGGAGACGGCGACGCGGTAGCCGTCGCGCGCCAGGCGCAGCGCCGTGGCGCGGCCGATGCCGCTGCCGCCGCCGATGACCCAGGCGCCCCGGGGCGCGGGGGCTCCGCCCGTGCGCGTCGTGTCCGTACTCGCTGTTTCCGTACCCGCTGTTTCCGTACCCGCTGTGTCCGTCATGCGTTCCCCTGGTTTCCGGAGGTGTGGCCCGGCTCGATCAGTACCTTCACACTGCCCTCGCCACCGCCCGCGGCGGCGAGCGCGTCCGCCGCCTCGTCGAGCGGGAAGGTGCGGGTGGGAAGGGTGGACAGCCCCAGCTCGTCCGTCTCGATGAGGCCGATCGCCGTGATGAAGTCGTCGCGGGTGTACACCCGGGTGCCGATCAGCCGGTGTTCGGCGAAGTTGACCGTGCGGAGGTCCACCGGCGGCGGTGTCTTGTAGACGCCGACGACGACGATGGTGCCCTGGATCCGGGCCGCCCCGGTGAGCTGGAGCGCGACCGACGGATGCCCCGCCGAGTCGAAGACGAGGTCGGCGCCCTCGCCCCCGGTGCGCTCCCGGATCAGCGCCGGGGTGTCGTCACCTGCGGCCAGTGTGGCGAAGCCGTACCGTTCCGCGATCTCGCGCCGCCAGGCGTTGGGCTCGACGATCAGCACGTCCCCGGCCCCGCCGCGGCGGGCGACCAGCGCGGTGAACAGCCCGATCGGGCCCGCGCCGAAGACCACGACGGTGGCGCCGGCGGTCAGCCCGGAGCGGGCCACCGCGTGCACCGCCACGGCCAGTGGTTCGGCGAGTGCGGCCAGTCCGGGCGGGACGGCCGGCGCCACCGGGTGGACGGCGGCGGCGCGTACGGAGACGTACCCGGCGAGGCCGCCCGGCTCGTCCACTCCGTACAGACCGAGCGCGGCGCACACGTGGGCGTTGCCGGACGCGCAGGCGCGGCACGGCGGTACGGTGCCGCGGTCCGCGCAGGCGATCAGCGGCCGTACGGCGACCTGGGTGCCGACCGGCGGGGCGTCGGCCGTGCCGGACGCCGCGACCGTACCGACGAACTCGTGGCCGAGGATCACACCGGGCTCGGCGCGGGCGTGCTGACCGCGCAGGATCGCCAGGTCCGAGCCGCACACTCCGACCCGGGTGACCTCGACCAGCACGCGGCCCGGCGGGACGGGCGGGACGGGCGCCTCGTGCTCTTCGAGGCGGCCGGGTCCGGCCCACGACACGGCGCGCATCGTGCCGGTGCCGGTGTCAGAGCCCGTGTCGGAGCCGGTGTCCGTGTCCGGGCCCGATGGGGTGTCCGATCCGGTGTCCAAAACGTCCTCCTGGTTGCGTATGTTGCAATGCCTTAGCGGCATGTGCAAAACATAGGTCGGTCGGGTTTAAGGTGTCAACGGCCCGGACGGGTATGCCGACCGGAGAGAGGACAGATCCGTGGAGATCATCAACGTCGAAGCACGACACGTCGCCCGGTCGATGTGGGGCAACTTCTGGCAGCAGCAGAAGAGCGTCAGGGGGCCGAGCCCGATGAACGGATTCGCGCGCCGCGGGGACGGCTGGTCCTGGTACACCTGGCCACAGGGCATCGTCGTCGTACGCGTCACACTCGCCGACGGCACCACCGGCCTCGGCTACTCCGAGGACGGCATCGGGGCGGCCACACTGATGGTCAACGAGCACCTCGGGCGCATCGCCACCGGGCTCGACGCGCAGGCGACCGAGCAGATCTGGGAACAGCTGTACCGGTCGTCGATCGTGTACGGCCGCAAGGGCGCGGCGATCGAGGCGATGAGCGCCATCGACATCGCGGTCTGGGATGCCGTGGGCAAGTCACTGGGCCGGCCGGTCTACCAGCTGCTGGGCGGAGAACACGGCAGGGAGGTCCGCGCGTACGCCAGCAAGGTGCAGCCCGACGACGATCCGGCCGAAGTCCGGCGCATGGCACGGGACTACGCGGAGCGGGGCTACACGGGGGTCAAGGCGAACTGGCCGTACGGTCCGGCCGACGGGCGCCGCGGGCTCCTCGCCAACCTCCGCCATATCGAGGCCGTTCGCGACGAGTTGGACGACGACATCGAGCTGATGAGCGACGCCTACATGGGGTGGGACCGCGCGTTCGCCGTCGAGATGCTGCGCGGCCTGTCGGGGCTCGGCCTGCGCTGGGTCGAGGAGCCGCTCGTCCCGGACGATGTGGCGGGCCACGCGATGCTCCGCGACCTGGGCCTGGTGCCCATCGCGACCGGCGAGCACGAGTTCACCCGGTACGGCTTCCAGCACCTCATCGACGCCGGAGCGGCGGACGTGCTGCAACCGGACGTGCACCGGGTCGGTGGCATCACCGAACTGCGGCGGGTGTGCCAGATGGCCTCCGGCGCCGGTCTCGACGTCATCCCGCACGTCTACTCGGCGGCCACCCTGCACGTCGTGCTGTCACAGCCGGGCTGCACCTGGATCGAGCACCTCACCAACCCGTCCTACTGGGGACAGGACCAGCGGGTGGAGCCGCTGTTCCTCGGGGAGCCCGAAGTGATCGACGGACGGCCGCAGTTGCCGACGGAGCCCGGCATCGGGCTGCGGGTCAACGAGAAGGCCATGCCGGAGCTGGCCGACTGGGCGTAGCCGAGGGGGCCGCGGGCGCGATCGGTGACCGACGCGATCGGTGACCGAGCAGACAGCGGCTCAGGTCGTACGGAGTCCGGGACCCGGGTCGGGGTGGGCAGGCGCCGGTCGGCCTGCCCACCCCGGGTGCTCGTGAGCCCGTGACTCAGAGCGTGATCATGACCTTGAGAGCTTCGCGCCGGTCCATCGCCCGGTAGCCCTCCGGTGTCTCCGCCAGGGAGACGGTGCGGTCGAAGACGCGGCCCGGCTCGACGGTGCCGTTCAGGACGGCGGGCAGCAGTTCGTCGATGTAGGCGCGCACCGGGGCCGGTCCGCCGGTGAGCGTGACGTTCGGGCCGAACAGGCTGCCGAAGCCGACCGGGGCCTCCTCGTACTGCGGGACGCCGACCCGGCTGATCACACCGCCCGCACGGACCGCGCCGACGGCCATCTCGTAGGCCGGCAGATGGCCGACGGCCTCCAGTACGGCGCGGGTGCCCTGGCCGCCGGTCAGCTCGCGGACCTTGGCGATGCCCTCCTCGCCGCGCTCGGCGACGACATCGGTGGCACCGAAGAAGCGGCCCAGATCGGTGCGGTCCTTGTGCCGCCCCATGAGAATGATCCGCTCGGCGCCGAGCTGCCTGGCCGAGAGGACCGCGAGCAGACCGACGGCGCCGTCACCGATGACGGTGACGCTGTCGCCCTGCCGGACGCGGGCCTGACGGGCCGCGTGATAGCCGGTGCCGTAGACGTCGGCCAGGGTCAGCAGCGACGGCAGCAGCGCGGAGTCGACGTCCTTGGGGAGCTTGACCAGCGTGCCCTGCGCCTGCGGGACGCGGACGGCCTCGGCCTGGGCGCCACCGACACCGGCGGCGAAGAAGCCGCCGTTCGGGCAGGAGGTCTGCAGGCCCTCGCGGCAGTACTCACAGGTGTTGTCGGCGAAGGCGAACGGGGAGACCACCAGGTCGCCACGGCTGAGGCCGGACACCTCCGAGCCGAGTTCCTCGACGACGCCGATGAACTCGTGGCCCATCGGGGCGGGCCCGTCCGCGGCGGACAGGCTGTGGTACGGGTGCAGGTCGCTACCGCAGACGCAGGAGCGTACGACGCGTACGACCGCGTCGGTGGGCTGCTCGACGACCGGGTCCGGGGCATCCTGGACGCGCACGTCGCCCGCTTGGTGCATGAACGTTGCCCGCATGGGGAGATCTCGCTTTCTGAATGATCAAGAGAATGGTTCCTGCCCGTGGCGGCGATCCGGCCCGGAGGTCAGTGGCTCCGGGTCCGGGGGCCGCCGTACTCGCCGGCGGTGACCTTCTCCAGCCAGGTGGTCTCCGGCCGGTCGTCACCCGGGCCCTCCCACAGGGCCAGATGCTGCATGAAGCGCTCCGGCGTCGCGCCGTGCCAGTGCTCCTCGCCGGGCGGGCAGGTCACCGTCTCGCCCGGACGGGCCTCGAAGACCGTGCCGTCCCGGGTGCCGATCAGCGCGACTCCCTCGACGACGTGCAGGGTCTGCCCCACGGCGTGGTGGTGCCACGCGGTGTGCGCGCCCGGGGAGAACCGCACCATATTGGCGCGTATCCGGGAGGGCTCCTGGCCGGCGTGGATCACGTCGAACCACACGTCCCCCGTGAACCATTCCTCGGGGGCCTTCGTGGTGGGCCCCTGCTTGACGAACTCCATCGGTGTCTTCTTCTTTCAGGTGCGGGTGACGTCTCCGTGGCCCGGGAGCGGGCTTCAGCGCGCGGCCGCTTCCGTGGCCGCGTGGGTGGTGTCCGTGGTTCCGATGATGTCCTTCAGCAGGCCGAGGGCACTCATGGAATTGGGCCAGCCGGCCTAGAACGCCAGGTCGGTCAGTGCCTCGACGGGTTCCTCGCGACTGAGCCCGTTGTCCATCGCCGGTCGCAGATGAAAACCGAGCTGCTCGGTGCGGTACGGCGCCGCCGGCGTCGTCACGGTGATCAGGCTGCGGTCCCGGGGCGAAAGCTCCGGTCGCTCCCACACGTCCCCGAACAGAACCCCGTCCGTGAGTTCCACCATTTTCGGCGCAAGATCACCGAGCGCCTTCTGAGCCGCGGATCCATTTTCCGGCACGACGGCATTCCTCTCACATCTCACCGGCGCCGAGAACGCTGCCGGGACGAATTCCGGGGATAAAACTCTCGCACCGTGACGCGACAGCGAAAGCTGCGGCCCACGCCTCCTGCCGCACCATGTTCTCGCCCATACTGGGGCGATGGAGACCATGGTGTTCATGACGCTTCCCGGACTGGTCATCGCGCTGACCATGGTGGCCTTCGTCGATCAGCTCCTGCTGCGCGCCGGGCAGTCGGCGCTGCTGCTCCGTGACGACGAGGAGGACGGCGCCCCGCCGCACCGGACCACGGTGGATCTGGACGGCGGTACGGCGGTCATACGGATGCCGAGCACACCTTAGGGCGCTTGCCCGGGAAGTCCCGCCCGGCGCCGGTACAGGGTCGCCAGTACCACCGCCGCCACCACCGCCACCGCGCCGCCCACCGCCCATACGGTGGGGTTCCGGTAGAACGGGGCGGGCGACGCGTCGAGCGGGATGACGGCGGTGTCGTTTCCGGGGGTGCGGTCGTAGGGGTTGTACGTGCGGATGGTGCCCCGCGCGCCGGGGACCTGCCGGTCGATCCGGATGTGGAAGTCGATGGCGGTCGTCCCTCCTTCGTGGCGCGCCTCGTGGAAGTTGTCGTAGCCGATGTCGCAGACGAACGCCCCGCCGGGCTTCTTCGGCCGCTCGCACGCCCATGTGCCGCCCGAGTCCTCGAAGGTGTACGGGATGGAGGTGACGGTGGTGCCCTCCGGCGGAACCACCTCGAAGCCGCCCATCACGTCGGGGTCCATCCCCGCGATGCTCCTGAGCCGGCCGGGGCCGTGGTCGCGCAGTCCGAGCCGTACCTTCACCGTGTCACCGACCCGGCCCCGGACGGTTGCCGTGAGCGCCTCGTAGTCGGCCTGCACGGTGGTCTCGACGTGGACTTCGCTGCTGCCGTTCGTGAGGCCGCGGCCGGCCGTTTCGGTCAGCGACAGCGGGGCGCCCGTGCCGCGCACGGTGAGGTCGCCGGGCTTGCGGGGTTCGGACGACCAGCTGTACGACAGTGTGCCCGTCAGCTTCCCGGCGTCGGCCGCGTAACCGATCGGGGAACCGGTGCGGTAGGCGGTGCCCGGTGCGGCCTTCGTGGCGAACACACACCACGCCGAGGTGAAGGCGGTGTCGAAGTAGCAGTTGCCGGGGCGCGACGTCAGCACACCGTCCCGCGCCGTGAGGCGCAGGGCGACGCCCCGTTCCGCGGTGAACCGGCTGTGGTTGGCGAACCTGGGCGACAGCGGTACCGGCTTCCCCGGTGCCACGCCCTTGACGGTCTTCTCGTCCTTGGGCGTGTGCAGCGTGGGACCGTCCACGGTCATCCGGGTGGTGCCGGTGACCGGGGCCGCGTTGTCGGCGGTGACGGTGTACGTCACCGTGCCGCTGTCGCCCGGCTCGACGCCGTCCGCACCGTGCAGGGTGAAGGGCGCGTTGGACTCCCCGTCCCCGTTCCGCACGTCGCCGTACGCGCAGGTGAACACCGGTCCCTCGCCGGTGCAGTTCCCGTGGCCGCCCTTTCCGGCCCGGGCGACGCCCGCCAGCCCCGACGCGTCCACGACGACGTGGACATTACGGGCCGGGCCGTTGCCGCTGGGCTCGACGGCGACGGGCACGACGAAGTCGCTGTTCGTGGCCCCGGCGCCCTCGTCCGCGTGGTACATGGAGAAGACCGCCGGGGCTTCGAGCCGTAGCGCGACCTCGCGGGAGCCGTCGGCCACCGCGGGCGCGGAGGCGGTGGCGAGGACGGCGGCGAGACTCGCCGCCAGCGCGGCCGGACGCCCGGCGCCCCGTACTCGTACCCGTATCCGTGTGCGTATCCGTCGGAGCATGCGCCCTATGTCAGCAGGCGACGACCGCCATGACAAACAGACCGGGTGCCGGGCGCCCGCACCGCCTTCCCGCGGGTGCGGGCGCCCGGCCTCCCGGTCCGGGTCTCACCTGCGTTGCCACTCCCGCGCCAGCAGTTCGTAGGAACGCACCCGGTCGGCGTGGCCGTGGGTGATGGTGGTGACGAGCAACTCATCGGCCCCGGTGGCTTCCTGGAGCTGTTCGAGCTGGTCGGCCACGTGTCCCGGCGTTCCGACGAACTGGGTGTCGACGCGGTCAGCGACCAGCTCGCGGTCCTCCTCGGTCCAGACGCGGGCACGGGCCTGTTCGGGCGTGGGGAACTCGATGGCGCCCTCGGCGGTACGGATGCTGCGGACCCAGGGACCGTAGCCGGTGGCGAGTTCGCGTGCGGTCTCGTCGTCCTCGGCGACGACGACATCGGCGGAGACGCTGACGTACGGCTTGTCGAGTACCTCGGAGGGCTCGAACGCGGCGCGGTAGCCCTCGGCCGCCTCCAGTACGGTGGCCGGGCTGACGTGGTAGTTCGCGGCGAAGCGCAGACCGTTGCGGCCCGCGACCTCGGCGCTCTGTCCGCCGCTGCTGCCCAGGATCCACACCTGCACGTCGGCGCCCTCGCCGGGTACGACATGTGCCTCGATACCGT
It encodes the following:
- a CDS encoding bifunctional 4-hydroxy-2-oxoglutarate aldolase/2-dehydro-3-deoxy-phosphogluconate aldolase — translated: METDEFFRDHLARNPVLGIFRNLTPEKTVEMCERAWDFGVELVEVPVQSPDAFPALRAAIAAAAPLGKRIGAGTVTSVEQLTAVHDLGAAFTVAPGFHPEVVAGSARLGLPHLPGVATATEIATALAAGHTWLKAFPAKQLGPDWIAAHLAPFPTARFVATGGVDASNAAAFLAAGCRGVAVGSALSDPEALPALRQAVAAR
- a CDS encoding IclR family transcriptional regulator, whose translation is MSQTVARAIDIIGFVSDRPRSLGEIAERLGVHKSTALRLLQTLEEGAFVRRLPEGGYAMGFQLIALGQLALDQVEARSLARPVLQELSERYGHTVHLGELVGDGIIYVDKIDGRGSVAMGSRIGLPAQTHTAGVAKVIAAFQDDATRSRILDHATYERYTPTTVTDRSTLEAELDLTRSRGWAEDNGEHEDYINCVALPVFDARGRATHGISITALSAAAPLEELRGHIEEFRRAAQRVSQRLGWRGDDRGNR
- a CDS encoding 2-hydroxyacid dehydrogenase, whose translation is MRVVVSDENVWPYLRDSADLAGRTVELTRVPFTDRARLLEGISRADAYVGVHFDEECARAAGPGLAFLQITAAGTDHVALDALPASVTVANAYGHGRSIAEHVLMVTLAARRHLLWRDAELRQGRWRTRMTDPTAPLFATLPGTVVGIIGLGHIGRAIARLSRAVGMVPIGVRRSARHRDTTDPDLEWTDGMDALDELIDACDVLVVACPLTDETRGLIGAARLRRLGASGTLVNVGRGAVVDEAALYTALRDGTIASAALDVWTTPAAGGTVPPSSHPFTELDNVIMTPHYSGTADNTYQDRAAEVVENLVGCLDGIPPRNTVRSGALS
- a CDS encoding alcohol dehydrogenase catalytic domain-containing protein: MRATFMHQAGDVRVQDAPDPVVEQPTDAVVRVVRSCVCGSDLHPYHSLSAADGPAPMGHEFIGVVEELGSEVSGLSRGDLVVSPFAFADNTCEYCREGLQTSCPNGGFFAAGVGGAQAEAVRVPQAQGTLVKLPKDVDSALLPSLLTLADVYGTGYHAARQARVRQGDSVTVIGDGAVGLLAVLSARQLGAERIILMGRHKDRTDLGRFFGATDVVAERGEEGIAKVRELTGGQGTRAVLEAVGHLPAYEMAVGAVRAGGVISRVGVPQYEEAPVGFGSLFGPNVTLTGGPAPVRAYIDELLPAVLNGTVEPGRVFDRTVSLAETPEGYRAMDRREALKVMITL
- a CDS encoding enolase C-terminal domain-like protein → MEIINVEARHVARSMWGNFWQQQKSVRGPSPMNGFARRGDGWSWYTWPQGIVVVRVTLADGTTGLGYSEDGIGAATLMVNEHLGRIATGLDAQATEQIWEQLYRSSIVYGRKGAAIEAMSAIDIAVWDAVGKSLGRPVYQLLGGEHGREVRAYASKVQPDDDPAEVRRMARDYAERGYTGVKANWPYGPADGRRGLLANLRHIEAVRDELDDDIELMSDAYMGWDRAFAVEMLRGLSGLGLRWVEEPLVPDDVAGHAMLRDLGLVPIATGEHEFTRYGFQHLIDAGAADVLQPDVHRVGGITELRRVCQMASGAGLDVIPHVYSAATLHVVLSQPGCTWIEHLTNPSYWGQDQRVEPLFLGEPEVIDGRPQLPTEPGIGLRVNEKAMPELADWA
- a CDS encoding zinc-dependent alcohol dehydrogenase; the encoded protein is MDTGSDTPSGPDTDTGSDTGSDTGTGTMRAVSWAGPGRLEEHEAPVPPVPPGRVLVEVTRVGVCGSDLAILRGQHARAEPGVILGHEFVGTVAASGTADAPPVGTQVAVRPLIACADRGTVPPCRACASGNAHVCAALGLYGVDEPGGLAGYVSVRAAAVHPVAPAVPPGLAALAEPLAVAVHAVARSGLTAGATVVVFGAGPIGLFTALVARRGGAGDVLIVEPNAWRREIAERYGFATLAAGDDTPALIRERTGGEGADLVFDSAGHPSVALQLTGAARIQGTIVVVGVYKTPPPVDLRTVNFAEHRLIGTRVYTRDDFITAIGLIETDELGLSTLPTRTFPLDEAADALAAAGGGEGSVKVLIEPGHTSGNQGNA
- a CDS encoding (R)-mandelonitrile lyase, whose product is MEFVKQGPTTKAPEEWFTGDVWFDVIHAGQEPSRIRANMVRFSPGAHTAWHHHAVGQTLHVVEGVALIGTRDGTVFEARPGETVTCPPGEEHWHGATPERFMQHLALWEGPGDDRPETTWLEKVTAGEYGGPRTRSH
- a CDS encoding sugar kinase is translated as MTDTDTPTTDTPTTGTPTTGTPTTGTPTTGTPTTGTPTTDTPTAAPLDLLAIGETMVMVTPSHGGGLTTDNTFVLRPGGAESNVAALMARLGHTTAWAGAVGADPFGELITGTLRGQGVDVGLVRRDAVRPTAVYFKHPTDEGTQVFYYRTGSAATAMHTGDIAAWRTRPARLTHLSGITAAISGQSLDLVRHLVRDRPLGPAPLSFDVNHRPVLWGPGRGPAELLDLARRSDIVFVGRDEAQALWGTSDARSVRDLLPEPAHLVVKDAAVEAVAFTPDGLFRAPARKVEVVDAVGAGDAFAAGWLSGLLDGRDQETRLRLGHYAASQVLMSSSDHADLPPAHQAVALLENGPPHTGTSSVPPIEGQAIRVADRSARH
- a CDS encoding SDR family oxidoreductase; translation: MTDTAGTETAGTETASTDTTRTGGAPAPRGAWVIGGGSGIGRATALRLARDGYRVAVSGRREALLAETVAEITAAGGLAVSVPVDVTDEESVTAAHRAAADGAGPLEVLVCSAGTNVPNRWWAELTGKDFDRVVDTNLNAVVRCVLAVLPGFRAAGFGQIVVVSSWAGRHYMSAAGAAYSAGKTALGSLVETLNDQEGRHGVRATHLCPGEVDTPILRTRPVPPPPEEIARMLVPEDVADVVASVTALPPHVCVNELVVTPVWNRMYIDNSAYRPDGG
- a CDS encoding DUF6191 domain-containing protein; the protein is METMVFMTLPGLVIALTMVAFVDQLLLRAGQSALLLRDDEEDGAPPHRTTVDLDGGTAVIRMPSTP